In Molothrus aeneus isolate 106 chromosome 3, BPBGC_Maene_1.0, whole genome shotgun sequence, a single genomic region encodes these proteins:
- the LOC136554152 gene encoding gallinacin-9 isoform X1, with translation MRILFFLVAVLFFLFQAAPAYSQETADTLACRQSRGSCSFVPCSAPLVDIGTCRGGKLRCCKWTPSS, from the exons ATGAGAATCCTCTTCTTCCTCGTTGctgttctcttcttcctcttccaggctgctccag CTTACAGCCAGGAAACCGCAGATACCCtggcctgcaggcagagccggggctcctgctccttcgtgccctgctctgctcctctggttGACATCGGGACCTGCCGCGGTGGGAAGCTAAGATGCTGCAAATG GACCCCCAGCTCCTAA
- the LOC136554152 gene encoding gallinacin-9 isoform X2 encodes MRILFFLVAVLFFLFQAAPAYSQETADTLACRQSRGSCSFVPCSAPLVDIGTCRGGKLRCCKW; translated from the exons ATGAGAATCCTCTTCTTCCTCGTTGctgttctcttcttcctcttccaggctgctccag CTTACAGCCAGGAAACCGCAGATACCCtggcctgcaggcagagccggggctcctgctccttcgtgccctgctctgctcctctggttGACATCGGGACCTGCCGCGGTGGGAAGCTAAGATGCTGCAAATGGTAA